Proteins found in one Rhodothermales bacterium genomic segment:
- a CDS encoding S9 family peptidase, with the protein MPAIAQSTDAAELTLESLFASPTFYGKGFQGGRWAESGPVVRYIERSDESGATDLMEYDLEADTRIRLIDGSQLKKPDADGLLQIEDYAYSADRSRVLLYTDSERVWRLNTKGYYYVYDVEAGTLAPVADRAAGLQMFAKFSPDGERVAFVRDRDLFVVDLATGEETRLTDSGSPGGVINGTFDWVYEEEFGLRDGFRWSPDGQHIAFFQLDESATRDFQMTDFRTLYPEYTKFRYPKAGEVNAEIRVGVIDLPSGETRFFDTDTWNEGGDETEYLALMDWAPAIDGQHYVWMARMNRDQNDLDLLYGDPATMDLDVVLEEKSDSWIDVETGFSDLDMGTLTFLDDDTHFVWRSDRSGYSHLYLYENDGTLVRPLTSGEWDVTSFHGIDEAAGALYVTGTRESPIERHLYRVSFGADAGTNGYGAEPVKITDRAGWHAANTSADLRYYIDTYSNVSTPPVVSLHRIDGELVKVLEANEALIATVEALGLAPVEFMEVPAADGTPLNAYLIKPRAFDASKAYPLLVHTYGGPGSQEVRNAWGGTERLWHYMLAEEHGVLVAGVDNRGTGGRGKGFKAQTYKNLGILEAEDQIAAGQWFGAQPWVDADRLGIWGWSYGGYLSLLAMLYEDGPETYDLGVAVAPVTNWRFYDTIYTERYLSTPQKNPDGYDLGSPVTYAANLRADQDLLLVHGDFDDNVHVQNTVAMTDALQAQGKQFDMMIYPGRNHGIYGGSTRLHLYTLLTDFITENL; encoded by the coding sequence GCGGAACTGACGCTCGAAAGCCTCTTCGCCTCGCCGACGTTCTACGGCAAGGGATTCCAGGGCGGTCGCTGGGCCGAGTCCGGCCCCGTCGTCCGCTACATCGAGCGCAGCGACGAATCCGGCGCGACCGACCTCATGGAGTACGACCTCGAGGCCGACACCCGCATCCGGCTCATCGACGGGAGCCAGCTCAAGAAGCCCGATGCCGACGGCCTCCTCCAGATCGAGGACTACGCGTACAGCGCCGACCGCAGCCGCGTCCTCCTCTACACGGACTCCGAGCGCGTGTGGCGGCTCAACACGAAGGGTTACTACTACGTGTACGATGTCGAAGCCGGCACGCTCGCGCCCGTCGCCGACCGCGCGGCCGGGCTGCAGATGTTCGCCAAGTTCAGCCCGGACGGCGAGCGCGTGGCCTTCGTCCGCGACCGCGACCTCTTCGTCGTGGACCTCGCGACGGGGGAGGAGACGCGACTGACGGACAGCGGCAGCCCCGGCGGTGTCATCAACGGCACGTTCGACTGGGTGTACGAGGAGGAGTTCGGCCTCCGCGACGGCTTCCGCTGGAGCCCCGACGGCCAGCACATCGCGTTCTTCCAACTCGACGAGTCGGCCACGCGCGATTTCCAGATGACGGACTTCCGCACGCTCTACCCCGAGTACACGAAGTTCCGCTACCCGAAGGCAGGCGAAGTCAACGCGGAGATCCGCGTCGGCGTGATCGACCTCCCGAGCGGCGAGACGCGCTTCTTCGACACCGATACGTGGAACGAGGGCGGCGACGAGACGGAGTACCTCGCGCTGATGGACTGGGCGCCGGCCATCGATGGGCAGCACTACGTCTGGATGGCGCGGATGAACCGCGACCAGAACGACCTCGACCTCCTCTACGGCGATCCCGCGACGATGGACCTCGACGTCGTGCTCGAAGAGAAATCCGACTCGTGGATCGACGTCGAGACCGGGTTCTCGGACCTCGATATGGGCACGCTCACGTTTCTCGACGACGACACGCACTTCGTGTGGCGGAGCGACCGGAGTGGCTACAGCCACCTCTACCTCTATGAGAACGATGGCACGCTCGTCCGCCCGCTCACGAGCGGCGAGTGGGACGTGACGAGCTTCCACGGCATTGATGAGGCGGCAGGCGCGCTTTACGTCACCGGCACGCGCGAGAGCCCGATCGAGCGGCACCTCTACCGCGTGTCCTTCGGCGCGGACGCCGGCACGAACGGCTACGGTGCCGAGCCGGTGAAGATCACCGACCGCGCGGGCTGGCACGCCGCCAACACCTCGGCCGATCTGCGCTACTACATCGACACGTATTCCAACGTCAGCACGCCGCCTGTCGTCTCGCTCCACCGGATCGACGGGGAACTCGTGAAGGTGCTGGAGGCGAACGAGGCGCTGATCGCCACGGTCGAGGCGCTCGGCCTCGCACCGGTCGAGTTCATGGAGGTCCCCGCCGCCGACGGGACGCCGCTCAACGCCTACCTCATCAAGCCCCGCGCCTTCGACGCGTCGAAGGCATACCCGCTCCTCGTGCACACCTACGGCGGGCCGGGCTCGCAGGAGGTCCGCAACGCGTGGGGCGGGACCGAGCGGCTGTGGCACTACATGCTCGCCGAGGAGCACGGCGTCCTCGTCGCCGGCGTCGACAACCGAGGCACGGGCGGGCGCGGCAAGGGCTTTAAAGCGCAGACGTACAAAAACCTCGGCATCCTCGAAGCCGAGGACCAGATCGCGGCCGGGCAGTGGTTCGGCGCGCAGCCGTGGGTCGACGCCGACCGGCTCGGGATCTGGGGCTGGAGCTACGGCGGGTACCTCTCGCTCCTCGCGATGCTGTATGAAGACGGCCCCGAGACGTACGACCTCGGGGTGGCCGTCGCGCCCGTCACGAACTGGCGGTTCTACGACACGATCTACACCGAGCGTTACCTCTCGACGCCGCAGAAGAACCCCGATGGGTACGACCTCGGCTCGCCGGTGACGTACGCCGCGAACCTCCGCGCCGACCAGGACCTCCTCCTCGTCCACGGCGACTTCGACGACAACGTCCACGTGCAGAACACGGTCGCGATGACGGACGCGCTGCAGGCTCAGGGCAAGCAGTTCGACATGATGATCTACCCCGGCCGCAACCACGGCATCTACGGCGGCTCGACGCGGCTCCACCTCTACACCCTCCTGACGGACTTCATCACGGAGAATCTGTAG